In Streptomyces sp. TLI_146, the genomic stretch GGCCTGCACATGATCCTCGCGGGCTTCCGCATCACGCACATCGCCGACACCTGGGTCTCCCAGGAAGGCCTGCCGCACGCCCGCCGACTGCTCACCCAGCGCACCCGCTGGGCGCAGGGCAACTTCCAGTGCGTGCGCTACGCCCCGCGCATCGTCTCGTCCCGCCACTACAGCGGCCGGGGCGTGCTGGAGACGCTGTACACGTTCTGCCAGCCGGTCGCGCATCTGCTGACGCTCGCGCTGAGCGCGTTGCTGCTGCTCCTCGGCGGCGTCGGCTCACTGGCCCTGTGGCCGCTCATGCTGGTGCTCGCGGCCCTGGCCATCGGCCCGTTCGTCCTGTGGGGCCCGGTGTACCGCCGCGACCACGCCCCGGACGCGTCCCGTCTGACGGCGGTGCTGTGGGGCGTGGCGCTGTGGCTGTACGCGTACCACCTCTTCGTGGTCTCGGCCCGCGCCTTCGTCCGTATGGCCCGGGGCCGCAACGGCTGGGCGAAGACGCGACGAAACGCGGAACCGCTCACGACAGGCCCGGTGGCCCTGGAGGCGTGACCCATGCCCCGCGCCCCTGAGGGGCGCGGGGAACTGCGCGATCAGCCACAGCGGACCCGCAGCCGAAGTCACCGCACGCCAGCGGTCACCTGCGACCCTTCGGGTCCAGCAGCCCCGCCTTGCGCAGGGCATCCGCCATCGCCCCGTTCGCCGGGGGCGGCGGCGACTGGCGGCCACCACGATTGCGGTCGCCACCGCCCCGCTGCTGCTGCCGCTGCTGAGGCGGCCGTCCCTCCCGCTTGGGCCCGCCGCCCGAGGCGCCGGCCTCGTCGTCGAGCCGCAGCGTCAAGGAAATCCGCTTGCGCGGCACATCCACGTCAAGGACCTTCACCCTGACGATGTCCCCCGGCTTCACGACCTCGCGCGGGTCCTTCACGAACGTCCTGGACAGCGCCGACACATGTGCCAGCCCGTCCTGGTGCACCCCGATGTCGATGAACGCGCCGAACGCCGCCACGTTCGTCACCACGCCCTCGAGGACCATCCCCGGTTCCAGGTCGCCGATCTTCTCGACGCCTTCCTTGAAGGTCGCCGTCTTGAAGGCGGGCCGCGGGTCGCGCCCGGGCTTCTCCAGCTCGCGCAGGATGTCCGTGACCGTCGGCAGACCGAAGGTCTCGTCCACGAACGCGTCGGCCCGCAGCGACCGCAGCACCGCCGTGTTGCCGATGAGCGCCGCCACCTCGCTGCCCGTGGACTTCACCATCCGGCGCACCACCGGATACGCCTCGGGGTGCACGCTGGACGCGTCCAGCGGGTCGTAGCCGCCGCGGATGCGCAGGAAGCCCGCGCACTGCTCGTACGCCTTCGGGCCCAGGCGGGCCACGTCCTTGAGGGCCTTGCGGGAGCGGAACGGGCCGTTGGCGTCGCGGTGCGCCACGATGTTCTCGGCGAGTCCGGCGCCGATGCCCGAGACGCGCGAGAGCAGCGGTGCGGACGCGGTGTTGACGTCCACCCCCACCCCGTTCACACAGTCCTCCACGACCGCGTCGAGCGAGCGCGACAGCTTCACCTCGGAGAGGTCGTGCTGGTACTGGCCGACGCCGATCGACTTGGGGTCGATCTTGACCAGCTCGGCGAGCGGGTCCTGGAGGCGGCGGGCGATGGAGACCGCGCCGCGCAGCGACACGTCCATGTCGGGCAGTTCCTGTGAGGCGAACGCCGACGCCGAGTACACGGAGGCGCCCGCCTCCGACACCATGACCTTGGTGAGCTTCAACTCGGGGTGCTTGGCGATCAGTTCACCGGCGAGCTTGTCGGTCTCGCGGGACGCCGTGCCGTTGCCGATGGCGATCAGCTCGACCGCGTGCTCCTTGGCGAGCCCCGCCAGCTTGGCGAGCGCCTGGTCCCACTTGTTGGCCGGGACGTGCGGGTAGATCACGTCCGTCGCCACGACCTTGCCCGTCGCGTCCACGACGGCCACCTTCACGCCCGTACGGAACCCGGGGTCGAGCCCCAGCGTCGCGCGCGTCCCGGCCGGGGCGGCGAGCAGCAGGTCGCGCAGGTTCGAGGCGAAGACCCGCACCGCCTCGTCCTCGGCGGCCGTGCGCAGCCGCAGCCGCAGGTCGATGCCGAGGTGCACCAGGATCCGGGTGCGCCACGCCCAGCGGACGGTGTCGGCCAGCCACTTGTCGCCCGGCCGGCCCCGGTCCGCGATGCCGAAGCGGCGCGCCACCATGTTCTCGTACGCCGAGGGGCCGGGCACCGCCGCGTCCTCCGGGGAACCTTCGGGCTCCAGGACGAGGTCCAGGACCTCCTCCTTCTCGCCGCGCAGCATCGCCAGGACCCGGTGCGAGGGCAGCGCCGTGAACGGTTCGGTGAAGTCGAAGTAGTCGGCGAACTTGGCGCCCGCCTCCTCCTTGCCCTCGCGCACCTTGGCCACGAGGCGGCCCTTGGTCCACATCCGCTCGCGCACCTCGCCGATCAGGTCGGCGTCCTCGGAGAACCGCTCGGTGAGGATGGCGCGGGCGCCCTCCAGGGCCGCCGCCGGGTCCGCGACGCCCTTGTCCGCGTCGACGAACGCGGCCGCGGCGGCCAGCGGCTCCACCGACGGGTCGGTGAGCAGGCCCTGCGCCAGCGGTTCGAGGCCCGCCTCGCGCGCGATCTGCGCCTTGGTGCGCCGCTTGGGCTTGAAGGGCAGATAGATGTCCTCCAGGCGCGCCTTGGTGTCGGCGGCGCGGATCTGCCGCTCCAGCTCCTCGGTGAGCTTGCCCTGCTCGCGTACGGAGTCGAGGACCGCCGTGCGGCGGTCCTCCAGCTCGCGCAGATACCGCAGCCGCTCCTCCAGGGTGCGCAGCTGGGCGTCGTCGAGCATCTCGGTCGCTTCCTTGCGGTAGCGCGCGATGAACGGCACGGTCGACCCGCCGTCGAGCAGCTCGACGGCGGCCTTCACCTGCCGCTCCCGTACACCGAGTTCCTCGGCGATCCTGCCTTCGATGGACGTCGTCACGATCCCGTACCGCCTTCTCGCAGAGCTTGAGGCGCCATTGTGGCAGGCGGCACCGACAATCGGCGGTCAGCCCTTGCCGGTCAGCCCTTGCCGGTGAGGTCGGCCGGGAACGCGCCCGCCGCCAGCGCCGTCATCAGGAAGCCCCGGGCCAGCTCGGTCAGCCGGGCCACGCCGTCCGCGCCGAGCAGCTCGTACGGGGCGCGGTCGAGCCGGTCGGTGCGCTCCTCGACCTCGGTGCGCAGCGCGGTGCCCGCCTCGGTCAACTCGCCCTCGGCGTCCAGGATCCCGCGCTCGCGCAGCCGTCCCACGGCCGCGTCCCAGTCGGCGCGGCGCCAGCCGCGGGTGCCCAGGATCCAGCGCGGCGCCATGCCCTTGCCGGTGGCGGTGTGGCTGACCAGCGCCTCCAGCGGGTCGAGTTCCGCGTCGAGCAGCGCCATGAGGTGACCGTCGCCCCGGTGCTCGCGCAGCAGCGTCGCCGCGTGCCAGTACGCCAGGTGCGGCTCCTCGGGCACCGGCAGGTCGGCGTGGGCGGCGTACAGCGGCCGGGCGTGGCGGGTGCAGCCCTCGGCGGCGCGCAGGGCGAGACGGGCGGCCTCGGCCATCTCCGGGGAGGTGAGCACTTCCTCGCCGAGCAGGCGCCGCAGGGTGCTGTCGACGGCCCGCAGCCGGGCGGCGAGGACCGCCTCGGGGGAGGCGATGTCCCAGACGGCGGGCACGTGCAGGGCGACCAGCTCGTGGTTGAAGTTGTAGAAAGTGGCGGTGACGGTGCCGGGTCCCACCGCGCCCAGCGCGGCGGCGCGTCCGGCGAAGTAGGCGGCGCGCGCGTCCTCGATGCCGATCCCCGCGAGCTCCTTGGCGAGGTCGGGGGAGAAGTAGACCGTCGAGTGCAGCGGGTTGACGGAGTTGTGGCAGTGGCGGCCGGCGCGCGGCGGGAGAGACGTCATAGCCGCAGGTTACCGACTGGTCGGTACGGCGTGAAGCCCTGGGGCGGGACGGGCGCGGCGTGGCAGGAAAGGTGGGGTACTCGTCATTGCGGACACCTCGGGCGCCCCGAAGAATCAAGGGCATGGCACAGCGAACCGTCCTCATCGTCCTCTTCGAGGACGTCCAGAGCCTGGACGTCACCGGCCCCATGGAGGTCTTCACGGGGGCCGGCCACTTCGCCCGGGCCGTCGGCGACGAGTACCGCGTCCGCACCGCCTCGCTGGACGGCGGCCCGGTCCGCAGCTCCAGCCGGCTCACCCTCGTCCCGGACTTCTCGCTGGCCGAGGCGCCCGGGCCGCACACCCTGCTGGTGCCGGGCGGCAGCGGCACCCGCGCCCCGGACCCGGCCCTGATCGCCTGGCTGCACGAGCACGGGCCCCGGGCCGAGCGGCTGGTCTCCGTCTGCACCGGGGCCGAGCTCCTCGCGGCGGCGGGGCTGCTCGACGGGCGCCGGGCGACCACCCACTGGGCGTACTGCGCGTCCCTGGCGCGCCGCCACCCCAAGGTCACCGTCGAACCCGACCCCATCTACGTACGCGACGGGAACGTGGCCACCTCGGCCGGGGTGACGGCCGGGATCGACCTCTCCCTCGCGCTGGTCGAGGAGGACCTGGGGCGCGAGGCCGCGCTCACCGTGGCCCGCCACCTGGTGGTGTTCCTGCGCCGCCCGGGCAACCAGGCCCAGTTCAGCGCCCAGCTCTCGGCTCAGACCGCCAGCCGCGAGCCGCTGCGAGAGGTGCAGCACTGGATCACCGAGCACCCCGGCGAGGACCTCTCGGTCCCGGCACTGGCCGCCCGCGCCCGGCTCTCGCCGCGCCACTTCGCCCGCGCCTTCCAGGCCGAGACCGGGACGACGCCCGGCCGCTACGTCGAGCGCGTCCGCGTCGAGCACGCCCGGCGGCTCCTTGAGGACACCGCCGACGGAGTCGAGGAGATCTCCCGCGCCTGCGGCTACGGCACCCCGGAGGCCATGCGCCGCGCCTTCCTCAAGTCCCTGGGAACCGCGCCCGCCGAGTACCGGCGCCGGTTCCACCCCGCCAACTGACCTGTCCGCCCCACTCCGAGAGGAACCCGATGCAGATCGCCATCCTGCTCTACGACCGCTTCACCTCGCTGGACGCGATTGGCCCGTACGAGATGCTCTGCCGCCTGCCCGACACCGAGACGGTCTTCGTCGCCGAGCAGGCCGGTCCGGTGACCAACGACAAGGGCAGTCTGCGCATCGTCGCCGAGAAGACCCTCGACGAGGTGCCCCGCCCGGACGTCGTGGTCGTTCCGGGCGGCCCCGGCACCGAGGAGATGCTGCGGAACGAGGCCCTGACCGGCTGGCTGCGCGCCGTCGACGCGACCACCACCTGGACGACGTCGGTGTGCACCGGTTCGCTGCTGCTCGCGGCGGCCGGGCTGCTGAAGGGCCGGCGCGCCACCACGCACTGGCTCGCCTACGACGTCCTGGCCGCGCTGGGCGCCGAGCCGACCGGCGAGCGCGTGGTCACCGACGGCAAGTACCTCACCGCCGCCGGGGTCTCCTCCGGCATCGACATGGGGCTCACCTTGGTCGGCCGCCTCGCGGGCGACGAGTACGCGCAGGC encodes the following:
- a CDS encoding Tex family protein translates to MTTSIEGRIAEELGVRERQVKAAVELLDGGSTVPFIARYRKEATEMLDDAQLRTLEERLRYLRELEDRRTAVLDSVREQGKLTEELERQIRAADTKARLEDIYLPFKPKRRTKAQIAREAGLEPLAQGLLTDPSVEPLAAAAAFVDADKGVADPAAALEGARAILTERFSEDADLIGEVRERMWTKGRLVAKVREGKEEAGAKFADYFDFTEPFTALPSHRVLAMLRGEKEEVLDLVLEPEGSPEDAAVPGPSAYENMVARRFGIADRGRPGDKWLADTVRWAWRTRILVHLGIDLRLRLRTAAEDEAVRVFASNLRDLLLAAPAGTRATLGLDPGFRTGVKVAVVDATGKVVATDVIYPHVPANKWDQALAKLAGLAKEHAVELIAIGNGTASRETDKLAGELIAKHPELKLTKVMVSEAGASVYSASAFASQELPDMDVSLRGAVSIARRLQDPLAELVKIDPKSIGVGQYQHDLSEVKLSRSLDAVVEDCVNGVGVDVNTASAPLLSRVSGIGAGLAENIVAHRDANGPFRSRKALKDVARLGPKAYEQCAGFLRIRGGYDPLDASSVHPEAYPVVRRMVKSTGSEVAALIGNTAVLRSLRADAFVDETFGLPTVTDILRELEKPGRDPRPAFKTATFKEGVEKIGDLEPGMVLEGVVTNVAAFGAFIDIGVHQDGLAHVSALSRTFVKDPREVVKPGDIVRVKVLDVDVPRKRISLTLRLDDEAGASGGGPKREGRPPQQRQQQRGGGDRNRGGRQSPPPPANGAMADALRKAGLLDPKGRR
- a CDS encoding GlxA family transcriptional regulator, giving the protein MAQRTVLIVLFEDVQSLDVTGPMEVFTGAGHFARAVGDEYRVRTASLDGGPVRSSSRLTLVPDFSLAEAPGPHTLLVPGGSGTRAPDPALIAWLHEHGPRAERLVSVCTGAELLAAAGLLDGRRATTHWAYCASLARRHPKVTVEPDPIYVRDGNVATSAGVTAGIDLSLALVEEDLGREAALTVARHLVVFLRRPGNQAQFSAQLSAQTASREPLREVQHWITEHPGEDLSVPALAARARLSPRHFARAFQAETGTTPGRYVERVRVEHARRLLEDTADGVEEISRACGYGTPEAMRRAFLKSLGTAPAEYRRRFHPAN
- a CDS encoding DJ-1/PfpI family protein — encoded protein: MQIAILLYDRFTSLDAIGPYEMLCRLPDTETVFVAEQAGPVTNDKGSLRIVAEKTLDEVPRPDVVVVPGGPGTEEMLRNEALTGWLRAVDATTTWTTSVCTGSLLLAAAGLLKGRRATTHWLAYDVLAALGAEPTGERVVTDGKYLTAAGVSSGIDMGLTLVGRLAGDEYAQAVQLLTEYDPQPPYDAGSPLKAPAELVARLRSGGHLVVQ